TACAATGTAGTTGCGTTTACAGCAACTCAAATTCCCGACATTGATGGTCGTAAATATCCTAAAGAATTAGCTGGGGAAGACCTTTACCCTGATGGTATTCCCATTTACAACGAATCCGATTTACCCAAACTTATTAAAGATTTAAAAGTAGACATTTGTGTTTTTGCATACAGCGATGTAATGCATCAGCAAGTAATGAACATAGGTTCTATTGTAATGGCTGCCGGTGCAAGCTATATGCTTCTTGGTCCTAACGATACCATGCTCAAATCGACAAAGCCTGTAATTGCAGTTGGAGCTACCCGTACAGGATGTGGCAAAAGTCAAACTTCGCGCCGCATTATCGAAGTTTTAATGAAACTCGGTTTAAAAGTAGTTGCAGTTCGTCACCCCATGCCATACGGCGATTTAGTTAAACAAAAAGTTCAACGTTTTGCAACCGTTGAAGATTTGAAAAAACACAACTGCACCATCGAAGAAATGGAAGAATACGAACCACATGTTAAACGTGGCAATGTCATTTATGCTGGTGTTGATTACGAAGCTATTTTGCGTGCTGCCGAAGACGATCCTAATGGATGCGATGTTATACTTTGGGATGGTGGCAACAACGACTTCCCATTTTACAAACCCGATTTAATGGTTGGTGTTGCCGACCCATTACGTCCAGGTGCTGAAGTTAGCTTCCACCCTGGCGAAACAGTTGCTCGTATGGCCGATGTTATCGTTATTAACAAAATTGATAGCGCCACATTAGACAACATTAACCTGGTACGCGATAACTTACGCAAAATTAACCCTAACGCTACCATCGTAGATGCTGCTTCTCCGCTCACAGTTAGCAATCCTGAACTTATCAAGGGCAAACGCGTATTAGTGGTTGAAGACGGACCAACCTTAACCCACGGACATATGCGTATGGGTGCCGGTACAGTCGCCGCTCAAAAATATGGTGCTGCCGAATTAGTTGACCCACGCAACTATGCTGTTGGCAAATTAGCCGATACCTTTGTAAAATACCCCAATATAGGCACACTATTACCTGCTATGGGATACGGCGAAGAACAAATTAGAGACCTCGAACGTACCATCGATAACACTCCTTTCGATGTATTAGTCGTAGCAACCCCTATCGATTTGAGCCGCGTTATTCGAATTACTAAACCTTATGTTACTGTTGGTTACGAACTTCAAGAAATTGGAA
This genomic window from Bacteroidales bacterium contains:
- a CDS encoding GTPase, with the translated sequence MTKKNVIIIGAAGRDFHNFNVYFRGNANYNVVAFTATQIPDIDGRKYPKELAGEDLYPDGIPIYNESDLPKLIKDLKVDICVFAYSDVMHQQVMNIGSIVMAAGASYMLLGPNDTMLKSTKPVIAVGATRTGCGKSQTSRRIIEVLMKLGLKVVAVRHPMPYGDLVKQKVQRFATVEDLKKHNCTIEEMEEYEPHVKRGNVIYAGVDYEAILRAAEDDPNGCDVILWDGGNNDFPFYKPDLMVGVADPLRPGAEVSFHPGETVARMADVIVINKIDSATLDNINLVRDNLRKINPNATIVDAASPLTVSNPELIKGKRVLVVEDGPTLTHGHMRMGAGTVAAQKYGAAELVDPRNYAVGKLADTFVKYPNIGTLLPAMGYGEEQIRDLERTIDNTPFDVLVVATPIDLSRVIRITKPYVTVGYELQEIGTPNLEQILTEFVKKKNLVKANACC